A segment of the Leptospira andrefontaineae genome:
AATTTTCAGATCATGCCTTAGGTCATTTGGATATTTTAGGGATCTTCTCCGTAGCTCCCGTATTTACAATTGTCCTATTCTTCTTATTATTCCCCAGAGGCAAACTACATTGGGCAGGTGATAAGGAAGAAGTCAGACAACAAACCAGAGAGCTCATCTCATTTAACCGTTATGCGTTTTTGGCCTCTTTATTTGCGATCGTATCCGATAGGATGGAGTTATTCTTTTTAAATAAATACCATTCTAACGAAGCAGTGGCTGCCTATGGAGTGGCATTACAACCTTTCAGTGGATTTGTGATCTTATTTTCTGTTTTGAATTCAATGATCTATCCTAAACTCTCTAGGCTTACGGAAAATAAGGAATTCACTAGTTATTTAGGAAAATCCATCTTAGTAGCGGTAGTATTTGCATTGGCTTTGGGGCCTTGGGTGTTTTTAGGAGACTGGGTTTTCTCTGCGTTATTTTCCGGAAAATATCCCGAATCAGTTCCGGTATTCCAGTTATTATACCCGAATTATCTATTCCAATTAGTGTTTTCTCCACTTGGAATGGCATTATTCGCATTAGGCCAGCCTAGATTACTTGCGATACTTGCTTTAGTGAGATTGATCTTCGGATTAGTTTTGGATAATCTTTTGATCCCTGAATACGGGACCATGGGAGCAGCAGGAGCATTTTTCTTGGGACAAATCCCGTCTTGGTTTTTGCTCAGCGGTTATTTTTTAGCGTATTACAAACCTTCTTCCAAACAATCTTAAGATATATTCTAAAATTAGAATATTCTATCTTACTGTTAGATCGCTAATTTAAGTCTGTTTTACTTCAACTTTTTGGAGTTTTTTCACGAATGTGACTTGGTTTCCCTTATCGTTATAAGATAGAGAATCCACATTCATACGAACTAAGAAGATACCTCTTCCGGAAAGTTGGCTTGCATTCGGATCTTGCACTGGATCAGGAACTCTTGCAGGATCGAAACCGTCTCCTCCATCTTCCAGAATAACTGTCACTCTCGTATCATCATAATCCACTTCTACCTTGATCCATTCTTCTTTGGATTCGCAGATTTTATCTACGTAGGAGAAGTAATCATTCTCCTGGAACATCAACTCTTGTTTTTGATGATAGGTGATACGAGCGCAGCCGTGTTCAATCGCGTTCCCAATCAATTCGTATAATGCAACTTTCAGAGATAGCTGGTCTTCATTATGCAGGTTGGGAAGATGGGCTAAAGATCTCAGGATCAAATGAACATATTGATTTAAATTTCCAAGTCTAGGAAGAAGTGCGAACTTCTGTCTAGA
Coding sequences within it:
- a CDS encoding oligosaccharide flippase family protein — protein: MLRLGSSLQFISESFGKLRTSGFIRSFFSVGFSKVVASLLNFIFMVYSVRILSKNENGIFQYYSGYLPVLLAVAEFGLPTALVRFLSPMTEDKRKIGVLLASSLWVKWAALFLLVLVTGIAVYFLKENALAAFLLVFGSFVLSFNSYFESIFVSFGQYHALSIWYPLPNLIRILILYLADQFSDHALGHLDILGIFSVAPVFTIVLFFLLFPRGKLHWAGDKEEVRQQTRELISFNRYAFLASLFAIVSDRMELFFLNKYHSNEAVAAYGVALQPFSGFVILFSVLNSMIYPKLSRLTENKEFTSYLGKSILVAVVFALALGPWVFLGDWVFSALFSGKYPESVPVFQLLYPNYLFQLVFSPLGMALFALGQPRLLAILALVRLIFGLVLDNLLIPEYGTMGAAGAFFLGQIPSWFLLSGYFLAYYKPSSKQS
- a CDS encoding ATP-binding response regulator, whose translation is MKILFVDDEEVIRDLFQEIFGSEYELVLAGTAEQGLTLAEAETFDLIITDIRLPRMNGIEFITKLREKGVETPFIVITGNQDIQISINALRLGAVDFFLKPFRMEAIRYSLLRFKNLFYAGKDLVDKRMFQVRESRQKFALLPRLGNLNQYVHLILRSLAHLPNLHNEDQLSLKVALYELIGNAIEHGCARITYHQKQELMFQENDYFSYVDKICESKEEWIKVEVDYDDTRVTVILEDGGDGFDPARVPDPVQDPNASQLSGRGIFLVRMNVDSLSYNDKGNQVTFVKKLQKVEVKQT